A stretch of Oryza brachyantha chromosome 4, ObraRS2, whole genome shotgun sequence DNA encodes these proteins:
- the LOC102708796 gene encoding protein disulfide isomerase pTAC5, chloroplastic: protein MIAAAAFLSVSSFHRPRLRPGHLPRRSAFLRCSAAASSSSSLWEEREEARWLREEQRWLREEQRWLREESRWRAERESLLAEVAALRLRLGAVEDPAVVDAAVAPPAPAPRAAPVVEEEVEVRKEVVVVVEEKKAKATSGGERRTLRVGAEGEDVRAMQEALEKLGYYSGEEDMEFSSFSSGTERAVKTWQATAGVSEDGIMTSALLDRLFTGQTGQEVKTKDDINGAAIPAVTEIAEVQKTVIKGNGVSGVGLSENRVFLIGENRWEDPSRLTQKNKTISGATNASVKKCVSCRGEGHLMCVECDGTGEPNIEPQFLEWVGEDMKCPYCEGRGSIVCDVCDGKTVVAN, encoded by the exons atgatcgccgccgcggcgttcCTGTCAGTCTCGTCGTTCCACCGCCCGCGGCTCAGGCCCGGCCACCTCCCGCGCCGCTCCGCCTTCCTCCGGTGCTCGGCTGCggcgtcttcctcctcgtcgttGTGGGAGGAGCGCGAGGAGGCGCGGTGGCTGCGCGAGGAGCAGCGCTGGCTGCGGGAGGAGCAGCGCTGGCTCCGCGAGGAGTCGCGGTGGCGCGCCGAGCGCGAGTCTCTCCTCGCCGAGGTCGCggcgctccgcctccgcctcggcgcgGTCGAGGacccggccgtcgtcgacgccgccgtggcgcctccggcgccggcgcccagGGCTGCGCCGgtcgtggaggaggaggtcgaggtgaggaaggaggtggtggtggtggtcgaggagaagaaggccaaggcgacgagcggcggcgagaggaggaCGCTGAGGGTGGGTGCCGAAGGGGAGGACGTGCGCGCGATGCAG GAGGCCTTGGAAAAGCTGGGCTATTATTCGGGCGAAGAAGACATGGAGTTCTCCAGCTTCTCGTCTGGCACCGAAAGAGCCGTGAAGACATGGCAG GCAACGGCAGGGGTTTCGGAGGATGGAATTATGACCTCCGCTCTTCTTGACAGACTATTTACAGGACAGACTGGGCAGGAAGTGAAAACAAAA GATGACATAAATGGAGCAGCTATTCCCGCCGTAACAGAAATAGCAGAGGTTCAAAAAACTGTTATAAAAGGGAATGGTGTATCAGGAGTAGGGTTATCCGAAAATAGAGTGTTTCTCATCGGCGAAAACAGGTGGGAAGATCCATCTAGGCTAACacagaagaataaaacaatCAGCGGTGCTACCAATGCATCAGTTAAGAAGTGCGTCTCTTGTCGCGGTGAAGGCCACCTCATGTGCGTAG AATGTGATGGAACAGGTGAGCCGAACATTGAACCACAG TTTTTGGAGTGGGTTGGTGAAGACATGAAGTGTCCATACTGTGAAGGACGTGGTTCGATCGTATGCGATGTTTGTGATGGGAAGACAGTAGTAGCTAATTAA